Proteins from one Setaria italica strain Yugu1 chromosome V, Setaria_italica_v2.0, whole genome shotgun sequence genomic window:
- the LOC101762320 gene encoding GDSL esterase/lipase At1g28600-like isoform X3, translating into MASSPSGGGGGARLLFPVVVVAAAAALAGAAPASACYTRLFSFGDSLADTGNYRFVCGDDSDPVFRLPYGETFFHRATGRFSNGRIVLDFIAGALGIPFVRPYLSGWRAEDFASGANFAVGGATALSPEFFRDRGFDIGDVVHLDMEMRWFRDMLGLLCPGDLAGCSDMMNRSLFMVGEIGGNDYSTPLLKARLPFVTTFAPIVIAKISSTITVSVSFAVHTRRVVTAIEYYSNANASSLQELIRLGAKTLVVPGNLPIGCIPNYLLAFQSDNKEDYEQETGCIGWLNEFSRYHNKLLIEELEK; encoded by the exons ATGGCTTCCTCTCCttccggcggaggaggaggagcacggcTGTTGtttccggtggtggtggtggcggcggcggccgcgctagctggggcggcgccggcgtccgcgtGCTACACGCGCCTGTTCAGCTTCGGGGACTCGCTGGCGGACACGGGCAACTACCGCTTCGTCTGCGGCGACGACTCCGACCCCGTGTTCCGGCTCCCCTACGGCGAGACTTTCTTCCACCGCGCCACCGGCCGCTTCTCCAACGGCCGCATCGTCCTCGACTTCATCG CTGGAGCGCTGGGGATCCCGTTCGTGCGGCCGTACCTGAGCGGGTGGCGTGCCGAGGACTTCGCGAGCGGGGCCAACTTCGCGGTGGGCGGCGCCACGGCGCTCAGCCCGGAGTTCTTCCGGGACAGGGGTTTCGACATCGGAGACGTGGTGCACCTCGACATGGAGATGAGGTGGTTCCGCGACATGCTCGGCCTCCTATGCCCCGGCGATCTCGCCG GTTGCTCGGACATGATGAACCGATCCCTCTTCATGGTTGGAGAAATCGGAGGCAATGACTACAGCACACCTCTTCTCAAGGCAAGATTACCCTTTGTTACCACTTTCGCCCCGATCGTCATTGCCAAAATCTCTTCGACTATCACCGTGAGTGTCAGTTTTGCTGTACACACCCGTCGTGTTGTCACTGCCATCGAATACTATAGCAACGCGAATGCGTCGAGTTTGCAGGAGCTGATTCGGCTAGGAGCCAAGACTCTGGTGGTTCCAGGGAATCTACCAATTGGGTGCATCCCGAACTACCTGTTGGCATTCCAGAGCGATAACAAAGAG
- the LOC101762320 gene encoding GDSL esterase/lipase At1g28600-like isoform X1, which translates to MASSPSGGGGGARLLFPVVVVAAAAALAGAAPASACYTRLFSFGDSLADTGNYRFVCGDDSDPVFRLPYGETFFHRATGRFSNGRIVLDFIGTHAAMAPPAIHGQVQEQFPFAIQKKSAAGALGIPFVRPYLSGWRAEDFASGANFAVGGATALSPEFFRDRGFDIGDVVHLDMEMRWFRDMLGLLCPGDLAGCSDMMNRSLFMVGEIGGNDYSTPLLKARLPFVTTFAPIVIAKISSTITVSVSFAVHTRRVVTAIEYYSNANASSLQELIRLGAKTLVVPGNLPIGCIPNYLLAFQSDNKEDYEQETGCIGWLNEFSRYHNKLLIEELEK; encoded by the exons ATGGCTTCCTCTCCttccggcggaggaggaggagcacggcTGTTGtttccggtggtggtggtggcggcggcggccgcgctagctggggcggcgccggcgtccgcgtGCTACACGCGCCTGTTCAGCTTCGGGGACTCGCTGGCGGACACGGGCAACTACCGCTTCGTCTGCGGCGACGACTCCGACCCCGTGTTCCGGCTCCCCTACGGCGAGACTTTCTTCCACCGCGCCACCGGCCGCTTCTCCAACGGCCGCATCGTCCTCGACTTCATCGGTACGCACGCAGCAATGGCCCCCCCCGCTATCCACGGACAAGTTCAGGAGCAGTTCCCATTTGCGATTCAAAAAAAATCTGCAGCTGGAGCGCTGGGGATCCCGTTCGTGCGGCCGTACCTGAGCGGGTGGCGTGCCGAGGACTTCGCGAGCGGGGCCAACTTCGCGGTGGGCGGCGCCACGGCGCTCAGCCCGGAGTTCTTCCGGGACAGGGGTTTCGACATCGGAGACGTGGTGCACCTCGACATGGAGATGAGGTGGTTCCGCGACATGCTCGGCCTCCTATGCCCCGGCGATCTCGCCG GTTGCTCGGACATGATGAACCGATCCCTCTTCATGGTTGGAGAAATCGGAGGCAATGACTACAGCACACCTCTTCTCAAGGCAAGATTACCCTTTGTTACCACTTTCGCCCCGATCGTCATTGCCAAAATCTCTTCGACTATCACCGTGAGTGTCAGTTTTGCTGTACACACCCGTCGTGTTGTCACTGCCATCGAATACTATAGCAACGCGAATGCGTCGAGTTTGCAGGAGCTGATTCGGCTAGGAGCCAAGACTCTGGTGGTTCCAGGGAATCTACCAATTGGGTGCATCCCGAACTACCTGTTGGCATTCCAGAGCGATAACAAAGAG
- the LOC101762320 gene encoding GDSL esterase/lipase At5g45910-like isoform X5: protein MASSPSGGGGGARLLFPVVVVAAAAALAGAAPASACYTRLFSFGDSLADTGNYRFVCGDDSDPVFRLPYGETFFHRATGRFSNGRIVLDFIGTHAAMAPPAIHGQVQEQFPFAIQKKSAAGALGIPFVRPYLSGWRAEDFASGANFAVGGATALSPEFFRDRGFDIGDVVHLDMEMRWFRDMLGLLCPGDLAGCSDMMNRSLFMVGEIGGNDYSTPLLKRIMSKRRVALGG, encoded by the exons ATGGCTTCCTCTCCttccggcggaggaggaggagcacggcTGTTGtttccggtggtggtggtggcggcggcggccgcgctagctggggcggcgccggcgtccgcgtGCTACACGCGCCTGTTCAGCTTCGGGGACTCGCTGGCGGACACGGGCAACTACCGCTTCGTCTGCGGCGACGACTCCGACCCCGTGTTCCGGCTCCCCTACGGCGAGACTTTCTTCCACCGCGCCACCGGCCGCTTCTCCAACGGCCGCATCGTCCTCGACTTCATCGGTACGCACGCAGCAATGGCCCCCCCCGCTATCCACGGACAAGTTCAGGAGCAGTTCCCATTTGCGATTCAAAAAAAATCTGCAGCTGGAGCGCTGGGGATCCCGTTCGTGCGGCCGTACCTGAGCGGGTGGCGTGCCGAGGACTTCGCGAGCGGGGCCAACTTCGCGGTGGGCGGCGCCACGGCGCTCAGCCCGGAGTTCTTCCGGGACAGGGGTTTCGACATCGGAGACGTGGTGCACCTCGACATGGAGATGAGGTGGTTCCGCGACATGCTCGGCCTCCTATGCCCCGGCGATCTCGCCG GTTGCTCGGACATGATGAACCGATCCCTCTTCATGGTTGGAGAAATCGGAGGCAATGACTACAGCACACCTCTTCTCAAG
- the LOC101762320 gene encoding GDSL esterase/lipase At1g28600-like isoform X2 encodes MASSPSGGGGGARLLFPVVVVAAAAALAGAAPASACYTRLFSFGDSLADTGNYRFVCGDDSDPVFRLPYGETFFHRATGRFSNGRIVLDFIGTHAAMAPPAIHGQVQEQFPFAIQKKSAAGALGIPFVRPYLSGWRAEDFASGANFAVGGATALSPEFFRDRGFDIGDVVHLDMEMRWFRDMLGLLCPGDLAGCSDMMNRSLFMVGEIGGNDYSTPLLKARLPFVTTFAPIVIAKISSTITELIRLGAKTLVVPGNLPIGCIPNYLLAFQSDNKEDYEQETGCIGWLNEFSRYHNKLLIEELEK; translated from the exons ATGGCTTCCTCTCCttccggcggaggaggaggagcacggcTGTTGtttccggtggtggtggtggcggcggcggccgcgctagctggggcggcgccggcgtccgcgtGCTACACGCGCCTGTTCAGCTTCGGGGACTCGCTGGCGGACACGGGCAACTACCGCTTCGTCTGCGGCGACGACTCCGACCCCGTGTTCCGGCTCCCCTACGGCGAGACTTTCTTCCACCGCGCCACCGGCCGCTTCTCCAACGGCCGCATCGTCCTCGACTTCATCGGTACGCACGCAGCAATGGCCCCCCCCGCTATCCACGGACAAGTTCAGGAGCAGTTCCCATTTGCGATTCAAAAAAAATCTGCAGCTGGAGCGCTGGGGATCCCGTTCGTGCGGCCGTACCTGAGCGGGTGGCGTGCCGAGGACTTCGCGAGCGGGGCCAACTTCGCGGTGGGCGGCGCCACGGCGCTCAGCCCGGAGTTCTTCCGGGACAGGGGTTTCGACATCGGAGACGTGGTGCACCTCGACATGGAGATGAGGTGGTTCCGCGACATGCTCGGCCTCCTATGCCCCGGCGATCTCGCCG GTTGCTCGGACATGATGAACCGATCCCTCTTCATGGTTGGAGAAATCGGAGGCAATGACTACAGCACACCTCTTCTCAAGGCAAGATTACCCTTTGTTACCACTTTCGCCCCGATCGTCATTGCCAAAATCTCTTCGACTATCACC GAGCTGATTCGGCTAGGAGCCAAGACTCTGGTGGTTCCAGGGAATCTACCAATTGGGTGCATCCCGAACTACCTGTTGGCATTCCAGAGCGATAACAAAGAG